The following proteins are co-located in the Streptomyces bottropensis ATCC 25435 genome:
- a CDS encoding lytic polysaccharide monooxygenase auxiliary activity family 9 protein: MHVTRLRLRLPRRHQALLLVLLALVTTIPALGLVLAAGSGRAEAHGTPMKPGSRTFLCWQDGLTDTGEIKPINPACRSAQQVSGTTPFYNWFSVLRSDGAGRTRGFVPDGQLCSGGNTNFTGFNTPSADWPLTHLTAGATIDFSYNAWAAHPGWFYVYITKDGFDPTKTLTWNDLEAQPFLSVDHPPLTGSPGTVEANYSWQGRLPANKSGRHLVYMVWQRSDSQETFYSCSDIVFDGGNGEVTGIKQPGNPSEPVPGECAATRRTTGNWSGGYQSEVVVTNTGDVPMLGWMVDWTLPSGQRVDSLWSGSATYSGQNVMVHNANWNGELDPGETASFGYVVQGSGGDSATTLPCRVG, translated from the coding sequence ATGCACGTGACAAGATTACGATTAAGGCTGCCCCGACGCCACCAGGCACTCCTGCTCGTCCTGCTCGCCCTTGTGACCACCATCCCGGCGCTCGGCCTGGTCCTCGCGGCCGGCAGCGGCAGGGCGGAGGCGCACGGCACCCCGATGAAACCCGGTAGCCGCACCTTCCTGTGCTGGCAGGACGGGCTGACCGACACCGGTGAGATCAAGCCGATCAACCCGGCGTGTCGTTCCGCGCAGCAGGTGAGCGGGACGACCCCGTTCTACAACTGGTTCTCGGTGCTCCGCTCGGACGGCGCGGGCCGTACCCGCGGCTTCGTCCCCGACGGGCAGCTGTGCAGCGGTGGCAACACCAACTTCACCGGGTTCAACACCCCGAGCGCCGACTGGCCGCTGACCCATCTGACCGCCGGCGCGACCATCGACTTCTCCTACAACGCGTGGGCGGCGCACCCGGGCTGGTTCTACGTCTACATCACCAAGGACGGCTTCGACCCGACGAAGACGCTCACCTGGAACGACCTGGAGGCACAGCCGTTCCTGAGCGTCGACCACCCGCCGCTGACCGGCAGTCCGGGCACGGTCGAGGCCAACTACTCCTGGCAGGGCCGGCTTCCCGCGAACAAGTCGGGCCGCCACCTCGTCTACATGGTGTGGCAGCGCTCCGACAGCCAGGAGACCTTCTACTCCTGCTCCGACATCGTCTTCGACGGCGGCAACGGTGAGGTGACCGGCATCAAGCAGCCCGGCAACCCCAGCGAGCCGGTGCCGGGCGAGTGCGCCGCCACCCGGCGTACGACGGGCAACTGGTCCGGCGGCTATCAGTCCGAGGTCGTCGTCACCAACACCGGTGACGTGCCGATGCTCGGCTGGATGGTCGACTGGACCCTGCCGTCCGGGCAGCGGGTCGACAGCCTCTGGAGCGGCAGCGCGACCTACAGCGGGCAGAACGTGATGGTGCACAACGCCAACTGGAACGGGGAGCTGGATCCCGGCGAGACCGCCTCGTTCGGCTATGTGGTCCAGGGGTCAGGAGGTGACAGCGCGACCACGCTGCCCTGCCGGGTGGGCTGA
- a CDS encoding GH92 family glycosyl hydrolase: MRHGRGSTAALGAAAFALVVASQGAAVALPDRPAAGEREFSSSFEPDDPAPDWLSTTDTAPDGSPRASGVDGGYTSGIPGDITDHVTDVRASGENTGGGEVKENLVDGESGTKWLTFQPTGWAEFDLDRPAKVVTYALTSANDVEARDPRDWALKGSTDGKEWKTLDTRSGEDFGERFETKSYDIPGDAVAEYRHFRLDITRNNGASMITQLADVRFSTGGGQAPAPKEMLSLVDRGPSGSATAKAGMGFTGKRALRYAGRHTADGRAYAYNKVFDVNVAVERNTELAYRIFPSMADRDLDYDATNVSVDLVFTDGGSLSDLGARDSHGFPLSPRGQGAAKVLYVNQWNDVVSRIGSVAAGRTVDRIVVAYDSPKGPARFRGWLDDVTLRVRAPERPKAHLSDYVVTTRGTNSSGGFSRGNNFPATAVPHGFNFWTPVTNAGSLSWLYDYARANDADNLPTVQAFSASHEPSPWMGDRQTFQVMPSAAAGTPELSRTARALAFRHENETARPHYYGVHFENGVRAEMAPTDHAAALRFTYPGDDASVLFDNVTDQAGLTLDKEAGVVTGFSDVKSGLSTGATRLFVYGVFDAPVTDGGSTGVKGHLRFDAGADRTVTLRLATSLISLDQAKDNLRQEIPDGTAFETVKDRARAQWDRILGKVEVEGATPDRLTTLYSSLYRLYLYPNSGFEKVGSKHRYASPFSPMTGQDTPTHTGAKIVDGKVYVNNGFWDTYRTTWPAYALLTPGQAGQMADGFVQQYKDGGWTSRWSSPGYADLMTGTSSDVAFADAYVKGVDFDARSAYEAALKNATVVPPSSGVGRKGMATSPFLGYTSTDTHEGLSWALEGYLNDYGIARMGRALYRETGEKRYAEESVYFLDRARNYVKLFDDKAGFFQGRDGRGAWRVDSSAYDPRVWGHDYTETNGWGYAFTAPQDSKGLANLYGGRSGLAKKLDTYFTTPETASPDLVGSYGGVIHEMTEARDVRMGMYGHSNQVAHHAIYMYDAAGQPWKAQEKVREVLSRLYVGSDIGQGYHGDEDNGEQSAWFLFSALGFYPLVMGSGEYAVGSPLFTKATVHLENGRDLVVEAPKNSARNVYVRGLKVNGKAWTSTSLPHSLLARGGTLRFDMGPKPSRWGTGESAAPVSITKDDRAPAPRSDAVEGDGGLFDDTSATKATAGTVALPVPARTKAVQYTLTSSDRTEAPAGWTLQASADGTDWKTLDRRSGESFAWDRQTRAFSITTPRAYDHYRLVLDDSATLAEVELLS; this comes from the coding sequence ATGCGGCACGGACGGGGTTCCACGGCGGCGCTCGGCGCCGCCGCGTTCGCACTGGTGGTGGCCTCGCAGGGCGCGGCGGTCGCGTTACCGGACCGGCCGGCGGCCGGGGAGCGGGAGTTCAGCTCCTCGTTCGAACCGGACGACCCGGCTCCGGACTGGCTCAGTACGACCGACACGGCACCGGACGGCTCCCCCCGAGCCTCCGGCGTCGACGGCGGCTACACCAGCGGCATCCCGGGCGACATCACCGACCATGTCACCGACGTCCGGGCCAGTGGCGAGAACACGGGCGGCGGGGAGGTGAAAGAGAACCTCGTCGACGGCGAGTCCGGCACCAAGTGGCTCACCTTCCAGCCCACCGGCTGGGCGGAGTTCGACCTGGACCGCCCGGCGAAGGTCGTCACCTACGCGCTGACCTCGGCGAACGACGTCGAGGCGCGCGACCCGAGGGACTGGGCCCTCAAGGGCTCCACCGACGGCAAGGAGTGGAAGACCCTCGACACCCGCTCCGGCGAAGACTTCGGGGAGCGCTTCGAGACGAAGTCGTACGACATCCCCGGCGACGCGGTGGCCGAGTACCGGCACTTCCGGCTCGACATCACCAGGAACAACGGCGCCTCGATGATCACCCAGCTCGCCGATGTGCGGTTCTCGACGGGCGGCGGGCAGGCACCCGCGCCGAAGGAGATGCTGTCGCTGGTCGACCGGGGCCCGAGCGGCTCGGCGACCGCCAAGGCCGGCATGGGCTTCACCGGCAAGCGGGCCCTGCGGTACGCCGGCCGGCACACCGCCGACGGCCGGGCGTACGCGTACAACAAGGTCTTCGACGTGAACGTGGCCGTCGAGCGGAACACGGAGCTGGCGTACCGGATCTTCCCCTCGATGGCGGACCGCGATCTGGACTACGACGCCACGAACGTCTCGGTCGACCTGGTCTTCACCGACGGCGGCTCGCTCAGCGACCTGGGGGCGCGGGACAGCCACGGGTTCCCGCTGTCGCCGCGTGGCCAGGGCGCGGCGAAGGTGCTGTACGTCAACCAGTGGAACGACGTGGTCTCCCGAATAGGCTCGGTCGCTGCCGGGCGGACCGTGGACCGGATCGTGGTGGCCTACGACTCCCCGAAGGGCCCGGCGCGGTTCCGCGGCTGGCTGGACGACGTCACACTGCGGGTGCGGGCGCCCGAGCGGCCGAAGGCGCATCTCTCCGACTACGTGGTGACCACCAGGGGAACGAATTCCAGCGGCGGTTTCTCCCGCGGCAACAACTTTCCGGCGACCGCGGTGCCCCATGGCTTCAACTTCTGGACGCCGGTGACCAACGCCGGATCACTGAGCTGGCTGTACGACTACGCGCGGGCCAACGACGCGGACAATCTGCCGACCGTCCAGGCGTTCAGCGCGAGTCATGAGCCGAGCCCGTGGATGGGCGACCGTCAGACCTTCCAGGTGATGCCCTCGGCCGCCGCCGGCACCCCCGAACTGAGCCGTACCGCACGGGCGTTGGCCTTCCGGCACGAGAACGAGACGGCCCGGCCGCACTACTACGGGGTCCACTTCGAGAACGGCGTCAGGGCCGAGATGGCGCCCACGGACCACGCGGCGGCGCTGCGCTTCACCTACCCCGGTGACGACGCGAGCGTCCTCTTCGACAACGTGACCGACCAGGCGGGCCTGACCCTGGACAAGGAGGCGGGAGTCGTCACGGGGTTCTCGGATGTGAAGTCCGGACTCTCCACGGGCGCGACCCGCCTCTTCGTGTACGGGGTGTTCGACGCGCCGGTCACGGACGGCGGCTCGACCGGTGTGAAGGGCCACCTCCGCTTCGACGCCGGCGCGGACCGCACGGTGACGCTCCGCCTGGCCACCTCACTGATCAGCCTGGACCAGGCGAAGGACAACCTGCGCCAGGAGATCCCGGACGGCACGGCCTTCGAGACGGTGAAGGACCGGGCGCGGGCGCAGTGGGACCGGATCCTGGGGAAGGTGGAGGTCGAGGGTGCGACCCCCGACCGGCTGACCACGCTGTACTCCAGCCTCTACCGGCTGTACCTGTACCCCAACTCCGGCTTCGAGAAGGTGGGTTCGAAGCACCGGTACGCCTCGCCGTTCTCCCCCATGACCGGCCAGGACACCCCGACCCACACCGGCGCGAAGATCGTCGACGGCAAGGTGTACGTCAACAACGGCTTCTGGGACACCTACCGGACGACCTGGCCCGCGTACGCGCTGCTGACGCCCGGTCAGGCGGGCCAGATGGCCGACGGGTTCGTACAGCAGTACAAGGACGGCGGCTGGACCTCCCGCTGGTCCTCCCCCGGCTACGCGGACCTGATGACGGGCACCTCCTCGGACGTGGCGTTCGCGGACGCGTACGTGAAGGGCGTGGACTTCGACGCGAGGTCGGCCTACGAGGCGGCCCTGAAGAACGCCACGGTCGTCCCGCCGTCGTCGGGCGTCGGCCGCAAGGGCATGGCCACCTCGCCCTTCCTCGGCTACACCTCCACCGACACCCACGAGGGCCTGTCCTGGGCCCTGGAGGGGTATCTCAACGACTACGGCATCGCCCGGATGGGCCGGGCCCTGTACCGGGAGACGGGCGAGAAGCGGTACGCGGAGGAGTCCGTCTACTTCCTCGACAGGGCGCGGAACTATGTGAAGTTGTTCGACGACAAGGCCGGTTTCTTCCAGGGCCGGGACGGCCGGGGCGCCTGGCGGGTCGACTCCTCGGCGTACGACCCCCGCGTCTGGGGCCACGACTACACCGAGACCAACGGCTGGGGATACGCCTTCACCGCGCCGCAGGACAGCAAGGGCCTGGCCAATCTGTACGGCGGCCGGAGCGGGCTGGCGAAGAAGCTGGACACCTACTTCACCACCCCGGAGACGGCCTCCCCGGACCTCGTCGGCTCCTACGGCGGGGTCATCCACGAGATGACCGAGGCCCGTGACGTGCGCATGGGCATGTACGGCCACTCCAACCAGGTCGCCCACCACGCGATCTACATGTACGACGCCGCCGGGCAGCCCTGGAAGGCCCAGGAGAAGGTCCGCGAGGTGCTGTCCCGCCTCTACGTCGGCAGCGACATCGGCCAGGGCTACCACGGCGACGAGGACAACGGCGAGCAGTCCGCCTGGTTCCTGTTCTCCGCGCTCGGCTTCTACCCGCTGGTGATGGGCAGCGGCGAGTACGCCGTCGGCTCCCCGCTGTTCACCAAGGCGACCGTGCACCTGGAGAACGGCAGGGACCTGGTGGTCGAGGCCCCGAAGAACAGCGCGCGGAACGTGTACGTGCGGGGCCTGAAGGTCAACGGCAAGGCGTGGACGTCGACGTCGCTGCCGCACTCGCTCCTCGCCCGGGGCGGCACGCTGAGGTTCGACATGGGCCCGAAGCCGTCCCGCTGGGGCACCGGGGAGAGCGCTGCCCCGGTGTCGATCACGAAGGACGACAGGGCTCCGGCGCCCCGCTCGGACGCCGTCGAGGGTGACGGCGGGCTGTTCGACGACACCTCGGCGACGAAGGCGACCGCCGGGACGGTGGCGCTCCCGGTGCCGGCCCGCACGAAGGCGGTCCAGTACACGCTGACCTCGTCCGACCGTACCGAGGCGCCGGCCGGCTGGACCCTCCAGGCCTCCGCCGACGGCACCGACTGGAAGACCCTCGACCGGCGCTCCGGCGAATCCTTCGCCTGGGACCGCCAGACCCGGGCCTTCTCGATCACCACCCCGAGGGCGTACGACCACTACCGCCTCGTCCTCGACGACAGCGCGACGCTGGCGGAGGTGGAGCTGCTGTCCTGA
- the ngcE gene encoding N-acetylglucosamine/diacetylchitobiose ABC transporter substrate-binding protein: protein MGSTTAENDNGPEGVAATDPEGVGRRDLIKRSAALGLITVPTMSFLSACASGGGDDDTSEDSQGKTSASNPFGVKKGSKLDVVIFKGGYGDAYARAWEAAFQKKWGVSSTHTGTQEITGKLQPRFNAGNPPDIVDDSGAQQIPIDVLYKNDQLLDLAEILDAPSIDDPDKKVRDTLIPGTLDAGMQENKVVALNYIYTVWGLWYSGKLFKENGWEEPKTWADFLTICKEAKAKGIGGLAHQGKYPYYINVAIMDLIAKTGGLEAMKAIDNLDPKAFVGSDAAKAGVEAIYEVVEKGYLMPGTNGLTHTESQARWNQYKAVFITSGSWLENEQLKQTPDDFEMTFMPMPVLPDSVMPFEAIRAGSGEPFIIPSKAKNLPAAKEFMRMMLSKEWSTLFAKEANSLTIVKDGVDTGVSLRPGTQSTVEVSKAAGDDTFRYLYTEWYSEMDTAIQNASNELMAKRIQPAEWLKRAQAAVDKQAKDPDSKKNRRD, encoded by the coding sequence ATGGGATCCACTACCGCTGAGAACGACAACGGCCCCGAGGGGGTCGCCGCCACCGACCCCGAAGGCGTCGGCCGCCGCGATCTGATCAAGCGTTCCGCCGCGCTGGGCCTGATCACCGTCCCGACGATGAGCTTCCTGTCCGCGTGTGCCAGTGGGGGCGGCGACGACGACACCTCCGAGGACAGCCAGGGCAAGACCTCCGCCTCCAACCCCTTCGGCGTCAAGAAGGGCAGCAAGCTCGACGTCGTCATCTTCAAGGGCGGCTACGGCGACGCCTACGCCAGGGCCTGGGAGGCCGCCTTCCAGAAGAAGTGGGGCGTCAGCTCCACCCACACCGGCACCCAGGAGATCACCGGCAAACTCCAGCCGCGGTTCAACGCGGGCAACCCGCCGGACATCGTCGACGACTCCGGCGCCCAGCAGATCCCGATCGACGTGCTCTACAAGAACGACCAGCTCCTCGACCTCGCCGAGATCCTGGACGCCCCCTCGATCGACGACCCGGACAAGAAGGTCCGCGACACGCTGATCCCCGGCACGCTCGACGCGGGCATGCAGGAGAACAAGGTCGTCGCCCTGAACTACATCTACACGGTGTGGGGCCTGTGGTACTCCGGCAAGCTGTTCAAGGAGAACGGCTGGGAGGAGCCCAAGACCTGGGCCGACTTCCTCACCATCTGCAAGGAGGCCAAGGCCAAGGGCATCGGCGGCCTCGCCCACCAGGGGAAGTACCCGTACTACATCAACGTCGCCATCATGGACCTGATCGCCAAGACGGGCGGTCTGGAGGCCATGAAGGCGATCGACAACCTCGACCCCAAGGCGTTCGTCGGCTCCGACGCCGCGAAGGCCGGCGTCGAGGCGATCTACGAGGTCGTCGAGAAGGGCTATCTGATGCCCGGCACGAACGGCCTGACCCACACCGAGTCCCAGGCCCGCTGGAACCAGTACAAGGCCGTGTTCATCACCTCCGGCTCCTGGCTGGAGAACGAGCAGCTGAAGCAGACCCCGGACGACTTCGAGATGACGTTCATGCCGATGCCGGTGCTCCCGGACAGCGTGATGCCCTTCGAGGCGATTCGGGCCGGTTCCGGGGAGCCGTTCATCATCCCGTCCAAGGCGAAGAACCTGCCGGCCGCCAAGGAATTCATGCGGATGATGCTCTCCAAGGAGTGGTCGACGCTGTTCGCCAAGGAGGCGAACTCCCTGACGATCGTGAAGGACGGGGTCGACACCGGCGTCTCCCTGCGGCCCGGTACCCAGTCGACGGTGGAAGTCTCCAAGGCCGCCGGTGACGACACGTTCCGTTACCTGTACACCGAGTGGTACAGCGAGATGGACACGGCGATCCAGAACGCGTCGAACGAACTGATGGCCAAGCGGATCCAGCCGGCCGAATGGCTCAAGCGGGCGCAGGCCGCGGTGGACAAGCAGGCCAAGGACCCCGATTCCAAGAAGAACCGTCGGGACTAG
- a CDS encoding carbohydrate ABC transporter permease, with translation MRKGQNRFVAGFLLAPVALYLIFVIWPYIQTFGYSLTDWKGQSQTFSFIGLDNYTALFQDDIFLQAIWHNILFLVFIPVITILLALFFAFMLNAGGRGRAGGVSGVAGSGFYKIVYFFPQVLSLAILAVLFGAVYRSDSGGMLNGLLLKLGLVDESSPVEWLNEPNFVLWALILVVVWHGVGFYLVLFSAAMQAIPRDIYEAALIDGAGRAHTFFRITLPLLWDSVQTAWVYLGIAAMDMFILVSTMTAGEYGGGPDHHSEVMATVMMRNFLLYGRSGYACAMGVVMLLLTLIVSVVMLRATRRERVEF, from the coding sequence ATGCGTAAAGGGCAGAACCGGTTCGTCGCGGGGTTTCTTCTCGCCCCCGTGGCGCTTTATCTGATCTTCGTGATCTGGCCGTACATCCAGACGTTCGGCTATTCACTGACGGACTGGAAGGGACAGTCGCAGACGTTCTCCTTCATCGGCCTGGACAACTACACGGCCTTGTTCCAGGACGACATCTTCCTCCAGGCGATCTGGCACAACATCCTGTTCCTGGTGTTCATCCCGGTGATCACCATCCTGCTCGCGCTGTTCTTCGCCTTCATGCTGAACGCGGGCGGACGCGGCCGGGCTGGCGGGGTCTCGGGGGTCGCCGGGTCGGGGTTCTACAAGATCGTCTACTTCTTCCCGCAGGTGCTGTCACTGGCGATCCTCGCCGTGCTGTTCGGGGCCGTGTACCGCAGCGACAGCGGAGGCATGCTCAACGGCCTGCTGCTGAAGCTGGGGCTGGTCGACGAGAGCAGCCCCGTCGAATGGCTCAACGAGCCGAACTTCGTGCTGTGGGCGCTCATCCTGGTCGTCGTCTGGCACGGTGTCGGCTTCTACCTCGTGCTGTTCTCCGCCGCCATGCAGGCCATCCCGAGGGACATCTACGAGGCCGCGCTGATCGACGGCGCCGGCCGCGCCCACACCTTCTTCCGCATCACCCTGCCGCTGCTGTGGGACTCCGTGCAGACCGCCTGGGTCTACCTCGGCATCGCGGCGATGGACATGTTCATCCTGGTCTCCACCATGACCGCGGGCGAGTACGGGGGCGGTCCCGACCACCACAGCGAGGTCATGGCGACCGTGATGATGCGGAACTTCCTGCTGTACGGCAGGAGCGGCTACGCCTGTGCGATGGGCGTCGTGATGCTGCTCCTCACCCTGATCGTGTCGGTGGTCATGCTGCGCGCCACCCGTCGCGAACGCGTCGAGTTCTGA
- a CDS encoding carbohydrate ABC transporter permease produces the protein MSAPLKTASRGDSVPTGPTVDKGRTGPGDERGEGVVLNVFSHGFLALWALLIVLPLLWLVLSAFKTDAQIGGSAFGWPENWSLEVFSRAWDKGIGDYFVNTVIVLVFSVPLTMLFGSMAAYVLARYPFTGNRLLYYFFVAGAMFPVFLALVPLFFMVKRLDMLNTYQGLILVYVAYSLPFTVFFMHAFFRTLPTAVFEAAILDGASHTRTFFQVMLPMAKPGLISVGIFNTLGQWNQFILPTVLMQPQSGDDPERYVLTQGLIQLQQQQGYASDLPVLFAGVTIAMIPMLVVYLSFQRQVQAGLTSATLK, from the coding sequence ATGAGTGCACCCCTCAAGACCGCCTCGCGCGGCGACTCGGTCCCCACCGGCCCGACGGTGGACAAGGGCAGGACCGGCCCGGGCGACGAGCGCGGCGAAGGCGTCGTCCTGAACGTCTTCTCGCACGGCTTCCTCGCCCTGTGGGCCCTGCTGATCGTGCTGCCGCTGCTGTGGCTGGTGCTCAGCGCCTTCAAGACCGACGCGCAGATCGGCGGCTCGGCCTTCGGCTGGCCCGAGAACTGGTCCCTGGAGGTGTTCTCCCGCGCCTGGGACAAGGGCATCGGGGACTACTTCGTCAACACGGTCATCGTGCTGGTCTTCTCCGTGCCGCTGACCATGCTGTTCGGCTCCATGGCCGCGTACGTCCTGGCCCGCTACCCCTTCACGGGCAACCGGCTGCTGTACTACTTCTTCGTCGCCGGGGCGATGTTCCCGGTCTTCCTCGCCCTGGTGCCGCTGTTCTTCATGGTCAAACGGCTGGACATGCTGAACACCTACCAGGGTCTGATCCTGGTGTACGTCGCCTACTCGCTGCCGTTCACGGTGTTCTTCATGCACGCGTTCTTCCGGACGCTGCCCACCGCGGTCTTCGAGGCGGCCATCCTGGACGGGGCCTCGCACACCCGGACGTTCTTCCAGGTCATGCTGCCGATGGCCAAGCCGGGGCTGATCAGTGTGGGGATCTTCAACACCCTGGGTCAGTGGAACCAGTTCATCCTGCCCACGGTCCTCATGCAGCCCCAGAGCGGCGACGACCCGGAGCGGTACGTCCTCACCCAGGGACTCATCCAGCTCCAGCAGCAGCAGGGCTACGCCTCCGACCTGCCCGTCCTCTTCGCCGGTGTCACCATCGCCATGATCCCGATGCTCGTGGTCTACCTCTCCTTCCAGCGCCAGGTGCAGGCGGGGCTCACCTCGGCCACCCTCAAGTAG
- a CDS encoding ROK family transcriptional regulator, protein METPGSQSSLHRANLERVVRAVRLAGSLTQAEIARTTGLSAATVSNIVRELKDGGTVEVTPTSAGGRRARAVSLSGDAGIVIGVDFGHTHLRVAIGNLAHQVLAEEAEPLDVDASSTQGFDRAEQLVTRLIEAIGVDRAKIAGVGLGVPGPIDVESGSLGSTAILPGWTGTKPAAEMRDRLGVTVHVDNDANLGALGELVWGSGRGVRDLAYIKVSSGVGAGLVIDGKIYRGPGGTAGEIGHITLDESGPVCRCGNRGCLETFAAARYVLPLLQSSHGTDLTMEGVVRLARDGDPGCRRVIADVGRHIGSGVANLCNLLNPSRVVLGGDLAEAGELVLGPIRESVGRYAIPSAARQLSVLPGALGGRAEVLGALALALSEMGDSTLLDGTLSAATPVFT, encoded by the coding sequence ATGGAGACTCCGGGGTCGCAGTCGTCGCTGCACAGAGCAAATCTCGAACGCGTCGTCCGGGCGGTGCGGCTCGCCGGGTCGCTGACCCAGGCGGAGATCGCCAGGACGACCGGTCTGTCCGCCGCCACGGTCTCCAACATCGTGCGCGAGCTGAAGGACGGCGGAACCGTCGAGGTCACGCCCACGTCGGCCGGCGGCCGGCGGGCGCGCGCGGTCTCGCTCAGCGGGGACGCCGGGATCGTGATCGGCGTGGACTTCGGGCACACCCATTTGCGCGTCGCGATAGGGAACCTCGCCCATCAGGTGCTCGCCGAGGAGGCCGAGCCGCTGGACGTGGACGCCTCCTCCACGCAGGGTTTCGACCGGGCGGAACAGCTGGTCACCCGGTTGATCGAGGCCATCGGGGTGGATCGCGCGAAGATCGCCGGCGTGGGCCTCGGCGTGCCCGGTCCGATCGACGTGGAGTCCGGCTCGCTCGGCTCCACGGCCATCCTGCCGGGCTGGACCGGCACCAAGCCCGCCGCCGAGATGCGCGACCGGCTCGGTGTGACCGTGCACGTGGACAACGACGCCAACCTCGGCGCCCTGGGTGAGCTGGTCTGGGGCAGCGGCCGGGGGGTGCGGGACCTGGCGTACATCAAGGTGTCCAGCGGCGTGGGGGCCGGACTGGTGATCGATGGCAAGATCTACAGAGGTCCGGGTGGCACAGCGGGAGAAATCGGGCATATTACTCTTGATGAATCCGGCCCGGTCTGCCGCTGCGGCAACCGTGGCTGCCTGGAGACCTTCGCGGCCGCGCGCTATGTGCTGCCGCTGCTCCAGTCCAGCCATGGCACCGACCTGACCATGGAAGGGGTCGTACGGTTGGCGAGGGACGGGGATCCGGGCTGCCGTCGGGTGATCGCCGACGTCGGCCGACACATCGGAAGTGGAGTCGCCAATCTCTGCAATCTGTTGAACCCGAGCCGCGTGGTTCTCGGTGGCGATCTCGCCGAGGCCGGAGAGCTGGTTCTCGGACCCATAAGGGAGTCGGTCGGCCGGTACGCGATCCCAAGTGCCGCACGTCAACTCTCGGTGTTGCCAGGGGCACTTGGCGGCCGAGCCGAGGTCCTCGGGGCCCTGGCCCTGGCCCTCAGCGAGATGGGTGATTCGACCCTTTTGGACGGCACCCTCTCCGCAGCAACCCCTGTCTTCACTTAG
- a CDS encoding sugar ABC transporter substrate-binding protein → MNATMRRVAIGATAISLALSVAACGKAGDDKDSDSGSDSGSGNKTIGLLLPDNVTARYEKFDRPYFEDKVEELCSDCKVEYANAAADPTKQAQQMSTMVTKGVKVIVVSAQDSAAIKSSIQSAVNKGVKVVAYDRLAQGPVSAYVSFDNVKVGELQGQALIDALGDKATPKAKVVMINGDDADPNAGQFKEGAHKALDGKVDIAYEQSGLWKDTVAAQKMSAAITQLGAKNIAGVYAANDGMAGGIANTLKGAKISGIPLTGQDAELAAIQRLVAGTQSSTVYKAYKPEADTAAELAVNLLDGKDIKSLADTEVTSGSGDKVQAKLLVPVSVTKENIKDTVVKDGLYTVADICTPEYAKACKSAGLE, encoded by the coding sequence ATGAACGCAACGATGCGTAGAGTCGCGATCGGCGCCACCGCGATCTCGCTGGCGCTGTCCGTGGCCGCCTGTGGCAAGGCCGGCGACGACAAGGACTCCGACAGCGGCAGCGACAGCGGCTCGGGCAACAAGACCATCGGTCTGCTCCTGCCCGACAACGTCACCGCGCGCTACGAGAAGTTCGACCGGCCGTACTTCGAGGACAAGGTCGAGGAGCTGTGCTCCGACTGCAAGGTCGAGTACGCGAACGCCGCCGCGGACCCCACCAAGCAGGCTCAGCAGATGAGCACCATGGTGACCAAGGGCGTCAAGGTCATCGTCGTCTCCGCCCAGGACTCCGCCGCCATCAAGTCCTCCATCCAGTCCGCGGTGAACAAGGGCGTCAAGGTCGTCGCCTACGACCGTCTCGCGCAGGGCCCGGTCTCGGCCTACGTCTCCTTCGACAACGTCAAGGTCGGTGAGCTGCAGGGCCAGGCCCTCATCGACGCCCTCGGCGACAAGGCCACGCCGAAGGCCAAGGTCGTCATGATCAACGGCGACGACGCCGACCCGAACGCCGGTCAGTTCAAGGAGGGCGCGCACAAGGCCCTCGACGGCAAGGTCGACATCGCCTACGAGCAGTCCGGCCTGTGGAAGGACACCGTCGCCGCCCAGAAGATGTCCGCGGCGATCACCCAGCTGGGCGCCAAGAACATCGCGGGCGTCTACGCCGCCAACGACGGCATGGCCGGCGGCATCGCCAACACCCTCAAGGGTGCGAAGATCAGTGGCATCCCGCTGACCGGTCAGGACGCCGAGCTGGCCGCCATCCAGCGGCTCGTGGCCGGTACCCAGTCCTCCACGGTCTACAAGGCCTACAAGCCGGAGGCCGACACCGCCGCCGAGCTGGCGGTCAACCTGCTGGACGGCAAGGACATCAAGTCCCTGGCCGACACCGAGGTCACCAGCGGCTCCGGCGACAAGGTCCAGGCCAAGCTCCTGGTCCCGGTCTCCGTCACCAAGGAGAACATCAAGGACACGGTGGTGAAGGACGGCCTCTACACGGTCGCCGACATCTGCACCCCGGAGTACGCCAAGGCGTGCAAGTCCGCCGGCCTGGAGTAG